The Bernardetia sp. ABR2-2B DNA window TAAAAGGAAAGAAAACAGTTGTCAAAAATCGTTTTATGCACTATTTAGTATTTGTAAATGAAGTAAATTCTGAAAAGAAAGTATTAATCAAACAAAGACAAGAAGGCGATATTTGGCAGGGATTGAATGATTTTTTTGTGATAGAATTTATGGAGAAAGACAAAAAGAACTTTGAGCCTATAAAAGAATTAGAAGCTAGACTAAAAAAAGATGACTCTGACATAGATTTTGATAAAATTAAAAATGAAAAACAGAGACTGAAGTCTGTTCATGAATCTATCATTTTCAAACACCAACTTTCTCATAGAACCTTATATGCAAAGTTTTATACGATTGAAATAAAGGATACAAAGGAGCAAAAGAAGCTTTGGGATAAATTAAAATCAAATTATTTTTTGGAAGAAATAAACTGGGAAAAATTGGATAAAATCCCAAAACCTGTCTTGATTAGTAAATATCTTGACTATTTAAGCTCTCATCTTTTCTAAGTCTATTATTTTTTTGTATTTTTACGGTATCATTCAAATACTATTCTAAAAGGACGAAGTAAATCATACTAATTTTTTACATTCAATTTTATTAAAGAAATCATAAGTTATGGCAGGAGTAAATAAAGTAATTTTATTAGGAAACCTTGGGCAAGACCCAGAGATTCGTACCTTAGAGAGTGGTGTAAAAGTAGCAACAGTTTCTATCGCAACAAGTGAAAACTACAAAGACCAGTCAGGAGAATGGCAGGAGAGAACGGAATGGCATCGTCTTACTATGTGGCGTTGGACAGCAGAGAAAGCTGAAAAACTCAAAAAAGGAGACAAAATTTATGTAGAAGGAAAACTTACAACTCGCTCTTGGGAACAAGATGGCGTGAAAAGATATGTTACCGAAGTAGTAGTAAACGACTTACAATTTACTGCAAAAATGGGAGATGGCAACTACAATGGAGGAGTTCCAATGCCAACACAAGACCCTTATAGTGGTGGAAACACAACTACTTCAAATACTACACAACCTTCTCCTCAAAAAACAGAAGTGGCAAGTGAACTGAGTGGTTCTGGCAACCCCGAAGATGACCTTCCTTTCTAATCTAAAACTTAATTTTTACGACATTGAACGAGAGCGACAGTTTTAGTTGGAATATTACATCCATTCTAGAGAATTTTTATAATTTAGATATTCTTTTACAAGTAAACAGCATACAGGCTTCTAATTTAGCAATGTATGCCTTCGAACTATTTGTTATACTCATTTTATTGCTGCTTTCGGGGCTGATTTCAGGCTCGGAAGTAGCCTTTTTTTCTCTTACTACCCAACAGATAGAGGAATGTAAGGAGAGTGAAAAATTGGTAGATAAAAAACTTTTAGAGCTTCTTAGCAAACAAAAGCTACTTTTAGCAACTATTTTATTACTGAATAATTTAGTCAATATTGCTATCGTAATAGCTTCTACCTATATGATGTGGCAAATTTTTGGGCGAGAAGAAGAAGGAATTGTAGTCGTTATCTTAACAGCAATTATTACAGCAGCTATTGTCTTTTTTGGAGAGGTTGTACCGAAAGTAATTGCTCGTCAGCGTTCACTTGTGTTTTCTAGAAGCGTAGCTCGTCCGATGGCTTTTGCAATTACAGTTTTTCAACCTGCTGCTTGGATACTTGCATTTATGGGCGAAAGGCTAGAAAAGAGTGTCAAAAAAGGACAAAGTCAAACTCCTGTTTCTGTAGAACAGCTCAATAAAGCCTTAGAGCTTACAACGAATAATGAGGCTGCAAAAGAAGCAAGACAGATTCTGAGAGGCGTAATCAACTTTGGTCAAATCAATGCCAAACAAATTATGACTTCAAGAACAGAAATTACAGCCATAGAATATGCTACTTCGTACGATAATCTCTTAGAAACAATCAAAGAAAGTGGTTATTCAAGGATTCCAATTTATAAAGAAAAGGTAGATGATATTATCGGACTTCTTTATGCAAAAGATTTGTTAGCACATTTGAGAGAAGAGAGTGATTTTGAATGGCAAAAACTTATCAGAGAGAATGTTTTTTACGTTCCAGAAACAAAGAAAATAGATGACCTTTTTCAAGATTTTCAAACAAAACATATTCATATGGCAATCGTAGTCGATGAATATGGAGGAACTTCTGGGTTGGTAACTCTAGAAGATGTAATTGAAGAAATTGTAGGAGAAATAAATGATGAGTTTGATGATGATGAAGAACGTTTATTTATCAGAACAGCAGAAGACGAATACATTTTTGAAGGAAAAACACTTTTGAGTGATTTTGTAAAAGAGTTTGAGTTACATGGAAGTCATTTTGATACTGTAAAAGGAGAAAGTGAATCTATCGGTGGGCTTATGCTAGAGCTTTTTTCAAAGATGCCAATGCGAGGAGAGATAAAGGAATTTGCTCCCTTTGAGTTTATTATAGAAGCTGCAGACAGAAAGAGAGTAAAAAAAGTAAAAGTAAGAGTTTTGCAGCGAGAAGACCAAAAAGAAGAGGATTAAGCTTTAAGATGAAACAATGTTTTTACTAGGTGGCATCTGCTCTCATTATAAGATATAACTACTACTAAATTCAGATTTAATCAAAAGGACACAATTTAGTAAAATCTAAAATTTGCAAAACAAAACACTTTTTTGTATTTTTGTAACCAAATTAGAAAACAATTACGAATGGAAGGCAGAAAAAGCCTTCCATTTTCGTTTTTATATATATATATTATCCTTAATAGAAAGAAAAAATATTTGCTTCTAATTTCTGAAATCTAACTTCTAAATTATTTACATGTCCGATTCAAAAACAGCACAAATTAATTCTATTAAAGAAAAAATAAGCAATTTTATTCAAAAGGCAACTTCTCCACAAGCTAGTGAAGAAGGAAATGAGCTTTTTGATTTTGCACTTTCAACACATATTTTTCTATTAGAAATTCAAATTTCGAAGACAAGAACACCAAAGGTAATCATTATTATTGATGGTGATAATGGTGTCGGAATTGCTGACTGTGCTAATGTAAGCCGAAAAGTAGGAGCTTATTTTGAAGAAGATGATTTATTTGGAAAAGATGAAAAAGGCGAAGATAATCCTTACAACTTAGAAGTAACTTCTCCTGGTATTGATTATGGATTACATATTTTAAGACAATATCCTCAACACGTAGGACGTACTTTAGAGTTCGAACTCAAAGACGGAACGAAAAAAGTAGGCAAACTACAATCAATAGAAGAAAATGAAGAAGGCAAAGCAATTTTTCAAATCACAGAAGAATATGAAGTAGCCGAAGGGAAAAAAGGAAAGTTAAAAACGAAATACAAACCTGCTACTATTGACTTTGAAAAAGTAAAGGTAGCACACGTTCAAATATCATTCAAAAAA harbors:
- the gldE gene encoding gliding motility-associated protein GldE, with protein sequence MNESDSFSWNITSILENFYNLDILLQVNSIQASNLAMYAFELFVILILLLLSGLISGSEVAFFSLTTQQIEECKESEKLVDKKLLELLSKQKLLLATILLLNNLVNIAIVIASTYMMWQIFGREEEGIVVVILTAIITAAIVFFGEVVPKVIARQRSLVFSRSVARPMAFAITVFQPAAWILAFMGERLEKSVKKGQSQTPVSVEQLNKALELTTNNEAAKEARQILRGVINFGQINAKQIMTSRTEITAIEYATSYDNLLETIKESGYSRIPIYKEKVDDIIGLLYAKDLLAHLREESDFEWQKLIRENVFYVPETKKIDDLFQDFQTKHIHMAIVVDEYGGTSGLVTLEDVIEEIVGEINDEFDDDEERLFIRTAEDEYIFEGKTLLSDFVKEFELHGSHFDTVKGESESIGGLMLELFSKMPMRGEIKEFAPFEFIIEAADRKRVKKVKVRVLQREDQKEED
- the ssb gene encoding single-stranded DNA-binding protein; this translates as MAGVNKVILLGNLGQDPEIRTLESGVKVATVSIATSENYKDQSGEWQERTEWHRLTMWRWTAEKAEKLKKGDKIYVEGKLTTRSWEQDGVKRYVTEVVVNDLQFTAKMGDGNYNGGVPMPTQDPYSGGNTTTSNTTQPSPQKTEVASELSGSGNPEDDLPF